The following are encoded together in the Malaya genurostris strain Urasoe2022 chromosome 3, Malgen_1.1, whole genome shotgun sequence genome:
- the LOC131434214 gene encoding ankyrin-1-like: protein MSSLYYTAEQNKWNLCCILLLNGADSNALNEEKQKKILLYAADESSSAYANQYHKLWPVVGLLSIKVPDAAHNFSEDYDYPRLLSSFFVHGHTKVIDALLGVIADEEKKKRILNKSDNSSTPLDRVNGSKELSDSDHLQAIKYLLANGATKATNNDYVSSTLLSAASQGHIATFKHMENQRHTNDFHTYIVMATSRNRLNIVKHLWNYYREFTTTDSGITALHYAAERGNLKIIKYFCNNGANVNIAARDGRTPLHYAAEAKRLDVIKYLVSKGANVNISDNDGMTVLDYASKQSSSNAVRFVSFQKNELGTIKYLITECNANFGGDAHINIATARTILNLNAADQDSQNLLHLAVQSGEALLVILLLKQGANVNAKNNDGRTPLHLALEQNLTDIARLLLQYGAMYDARDKNGKTPLDLLHLPVVLAENRIDWIEPIRIDELLNMIDSLFHSKNLMQDVKDKLLKERKLGGLWHPDVYDSKNPMIFILNARNAQGRTLLHVGADLNDFAAIECLLKFNQDYVGIRDHLHHAKDYRSMDLTAKDSRGDTPLHCAAQHGNREIVALLLKEGVGFNIENNRGYSPENLARINNHNDVVEFLQSTRDLFIAIEKNRMQEVESCISRGANIDAIDKDGKTPFQLAARKDHVEIVNILLKYGATFTVEDIQNEALDEFEEKQSINLLYAINRTFNCIQRNDPKSVIDYLQKVKLYNVDCLSAVINTRDNQGNTLLHYAVQEDYFDVIQFLLQNQAAYDVTNAQNKTPVSLALHRDIINLLEFIDRLYSDKSDASMVHDNMKLIHSLKEIEADHETLSIITNVRNTDGQTMLHTNSNNYILKFLVRNGAKINAVDKDGKTPLHFVAHKGKLELAKWLIEHGADKIAKDNYGNTVLHEAVSSGQLDLITWLVEKQGANVDTENKLGHTPISIAKQNDYRNVVNFLLESFIRYQCSSKEIKDSMEPPIKRLRTEQEGDSISFSGSSASGSGYSSGPSSTNASRRKWPVWRCTEQEEVMDKPKAVKSANWYKMAFRLLLVVGIIRIIRKLLE, encoded by the coding sequence ATGTCTTCTTTATATTATACTGCTGAACAAAACAAATGGAATTTGTGTTGTATTCTGTTGTTGAACGGGGCTGATAGTAATGCACTAAATgaagaaaaacaaaagaaaatactGTTATATGCTGCGGACGAGTCCAGTTCTGCCTATGCAAATCAGTACCATAAATTGTGGCCAGTTGTTGGTTTATTGTCAATTAAAGTTCCTGATGCAGCTCATAACTTTAGTGAAGATTACGATTATCCTAGGTTGTTATCTAGCTTTTTCGTACATGGGCATACGAAGGTAATAGATGCGTTATTGGGAGTCATCGCAgatgaagaaaaaaagaaaagaattcTTAACAAATCAGATAATAGCAGTACACCTTTGGATCGAGTTAACGGCAGTAAAGAACTTAGTGATAGTGATCATTTACAGGCAATAAAATATTTACTAGCAAATGGGGCTACAAAGGCTACAAATAATGATTATGTTAGTTCTACTTTGCTATCGGCTGCATCACAAGGTCACATCGCGACATTCAAACATATGGAAAACCAACGACATACGAATGATTTCCATACTTATATTGTCATGGCCACTAGTAGGAATCGTTTAAATATTGTTAAACATTTATGGAACTACTATCGTGAGTTTACTACTACAGATTCTGGCATTACTGCGTTGCACTATGCAGCGGAGCgtggaaatttaaaaattattaaatatttCTGTAACAACGGGGCAAATGTTAACATCGCTGCTAGGGATGGCAGAACTCCTCTGCACTATGCAGCTGAAGCAAAGAGACTGGATGTAATCAAATATCTAGTAAGCAAAGGGGCAAATGTTAACATTTCTGACAACGATGGAATGACTGTGTTGgactatgcttcaaaacaaagtaGTTCCAATGCTGTACGTTTTGTATCGTTCCAAAAGAATGAACTGGGTACAATAAAATATCTTATAACGGAGTGCAATGCTAATTTTGGAGGAGATGCTCATATAAATATTGCTACAGCGAGAACAATTTTAAACCTAAATGCAGCTGATCAAGATAGTCAAAATTTACTACATCTAGCAGTTCAATCTGGAGAGGCACTCTTAGTAATACTGCTACTTAAACAAGGAGCTAATGTAAATGCCAAGAACAATGACGGTAGAACGCCTTTACATTTAGCTTTAGAGCAGAATTTGACTGATATTGCAAGATTACTATTACAGTACGGTGCTATGTACGATGCACGCGATAAAAATGGCAAAACACCTCTTGATTTATTACATTTACCTGTTGTTTTGGCCGAAAACCGAATTGATTGgatcgaaccaattcgaattgaTGAGTTATTGAACATGATTGACAGCTTATTCCATAGTAAAAACTTGATGCAGGATGTAAAAGATAAATTGTTGAAAGAAAGAAAACTTGGTGGCCTGTGGCATCCTGATGTATATGATTCAAAGAACCCTATGATTTTTATTCTTAACGCTCGAAATGCCCAAGGAAGAACTTTATTACACGTAGGTGCCGATCTAAATGATTTTGCAGCAATTGAATGTTTATTGAAATTTAACCAAGATTATGTCGGTATAAGGGATCACTTACACCATGCCAAAGATTATCGTTCCATGGATTTAACGGCAAAAGATTCTCGAGGAGATACGCCATTGCATTGTGCAGCACAGCATGGAAATAGAGAAATAGTTGCTCTCCTTTTAAAAGAAGGGGTGGGTtttaatattgaaaataatCGAGGCTATAGCCCTGAGAATCTTGCTAGGATTAATAATCATAATGATGTTGTTGAGTTTCTTCAATCAACTAGAGACTTATTTATTGCtatagaaaaaaatcgaatgcAAGAGGTTGAAAGCTGTATCAGTAGAGGAGCAAATATTGATGCTATAGATAAAGATGGTAAAACACCATTTCAGTTGGCTGCAAGGAAAGATCATGTAGAGATTGTTAATATATTACTAAAATATGGTGCAACTTTTACTGTTGAAGACATACAAAATGAAGCACTAGATGAATTTGAGGAGAAACAAAGTATCAATTTATTATATGCAATCAATAGAACTTTCAACTGCATACAGAGGAATGATCCTAAGTCAGTTATTGATTACTTACAGAAGGTAAAACTTTATAATGTTGATTGCCTCAGCGCTGTTATTAACACTCGTGATAATCAAGGTAATACACTTTTGCATTACGCTGTTCAAGAGGATTATTTTGatgttatacaatttttattacaaaaccAAGCAGCTTATGATGTTACAAATGCACAAAATAAAACTCCTGTAAGTCTTGCTCTTCATCGAGATATTATAAATTTACTAGAATTTATCGATCGATTGTACTCTGATAAAAGTGATGCAAGTATGGTTCATGACAATATGAAACTTATTCACAGTTTGAAGGAGATAGAAGCGGATCATGAAACGTTAAGCATTATTACCAATGTCCGTAATACTGATGGCCAAACAATGTTACatacaaattcaaataattatatactAAAGTTTTTGGTGAGGAATGGAGCTAAGATTAATGCTGTAGATAAAGATGGTAAAACACCACTGCATTTTGTTGCCCATAAAGGTAAATTAGAGCTTGCAAAATGGTTGATAGAGCATGGAGCTGATAAAATTGCCAAGGACAATTATGGTAATACTGTCCTGCATGAAGCTGTCTCTTCTGGACAGTTGGATCTAATTACATGGTTGGTGGAAAAACAAGGAGCTAATGTTGATACAGAAAATAAACTAGGCCACACACCGATATCTATAGCAAAACAAAACGATTATAGAAATGTTGTTAATTTTTTGCTGGAGTCCTTCAtaagatatcaatgttcaagcaAAGAAATAAAAGATTCGATGGAGCCCCCAATCAAACGACTTAGAACAGAGCAGGAAGGTGATTCGATATCATTTTCGGGTAGTTCAGCAAGTGGTTCAGGTTATAGCTCAGGTCCTAGTAGTACGAACGCTAGTCGTAGGAAGTGGCCCGTATGGCGCTGCACAGAACAGGAAGAAGTAATGGACAAGCCAAAGGCTGTGAAAAGTGCTAATTGGTATAAGATGGCGTTCAGACTGTTGCTGGTTGTCGGTATTATTAGAATTATTAGAAAATTATTAGAATAA